TTGACGAGGCAACCAGCGCCCTGGATAGCGAAACTGAGATGGCAGTCATGCAAGCAATCGAGGGCTTAAGCGCAAATCTTACCCTATTAATTATCGCTCATCGCATTACTACATTAAAAAATTGTACACAAATAGTAGAGATGAGTAGCGGCACTATCAAACGCGTAGGAACTTATCAGCAAATGATAAATCAGCTTACGACTTAGAGCAACTTAGACTAATCGGCAGTGTATGTTAAGGTTAAATTTAACCAAGAGTTAATTCTCATAATAGCCGCCTTACTATCTAATCCCTTAAAATAGTATCTTGTTAATTAACATTTTGCGTTAAACGGAATAGAACTATGAAATGCATGGTAACAGGATGCGCAGGTTTTATAGGGAGCTCACTCGTTGATCGACTTTTATTAGAGGGACACATAGTTTATGGTATTGATAATTTTTCCTCGGGACAGCGTCGTTTTTTAAATAACGCATTATTAAATAATTCATTTACTCTTTTTGAAGTTGATTTACTTAATCTTGACAAATTAAAAAATATTTTTAAAAATATCGATTTAGTATTTCACTTATCAGCAAATGCAGATGTTCGCTTTGGTACCAATCACCCGCGCAAGGACCTTGAGCAGAACACCATAGTAACCTATAATGTCTTAGAGGCTATGCGCTTCAATGGAGTCAAACAAATTGTTTTTTCTTCGACCGGTTCAGTATATGGCGAGTCGCCAGTTATTCCCACCCCTGAAAATGGACCATTTCCAATTCAAACCTCATTGTATGGAGCTTCTAAGGTTGCGTGTGAAGGATTAATAGCCGCATATTGTGAAGGTTTTGGTTTTCGATCTTGGATCTTTAGATTTGTTTCAATTCTAGGCGAACGTTATACGCATGGACATATTTTTGATTTTTATCGTAAGCTAAAAATAAACCCAACACGTTTGGAAGTGTTGGGTAATGGTAAGCAACGTAAGTCATATCTATATATTCAAGACTGTATTGATGCGATTTTATTAGCTACAGCTAAATCTAGTGATAAAGTGAATATTTTTAATTTAGGTGTTGACAGTTATGTTCAGGTAAACGATTCTATTAACTGGATTTGCAAGGAGTTGGGGGTTAGCCCGGCGCTTGATTATTCTGGTGGGGATCGGGGTTGGATAGGGGATAACCCATTTATCTTTTTGAATACAAATAAAATAAATGCACTTGGGTGGCGACCAAAAGTCTCTATCGAAGAGGGCATTATTAAGACAGTAAAATTTTTACGATCGAATGAATGGGTATTTGAGGCACGCTTATGAATTCACCGCTCGCCTTAATCACGGGCGCCTCCAGGGGACTTGGTGCACATCTAGCTTGTAGATTTTGGTATGCTGGTTGGAGCTTGATATTGGTGGCGAGAGACAAGAAGGCTCTTGTGGATAAATGTGCTTCATTCGAGAATAGATCTTTTCAGACTCTAGAGCTAGTATCATGTGATTTGGCTTCTAATGATCAAATCAAAAATTTTTCCTGTTCCATGAAAGAAAAATATCAGTCATTAGATCTTCTTGTTAATAACGCCGCAATTCAAGGTCCTATTGGATCTTTGCAGCAAAATGATTTTGATGAATGGATTGAAGCTCTACAAATTAATTTATTGGCACCGGTTTTACTCTGTAAAGAGCTTATTCCATTATTAAATCAGGCATTAAATCCCTCAATCATTAATCTCTCTGGCGGGGGTGCTACTGGGCCTAGGCCAGGATTTAGCTCTTACTCTTCGTCAAAAGCAGCTTTAGTAAGATTTAGCGAAACTATAGCTAATGAGTTAAGGCCTCAAAATATTAATGTGAATTGTATAGCTCCGGGCGCATTGAAAACCAATATGCTGGAAAAAATTTTGGCATCTCCTTTAAATGCAGGTGAACGTGAGTTAGAGTTAGCGAACAAAGTTTTTACCGATGGTGGCGCATGTATGGATAGAGTCGCAGATCTTATCCTCTTTTTGGCTGGTAATGCTGGCAGAGGTATTACAGGAAAACTAATAAGCGTAACTTGGGACAATTGGGAGGAATGGCCAAATCATATCTCTGAGCTTGATAATACCGATTTATTTACTTTACGAAGAATTGTTGGCCGTGATCGTAATATAGATTGGGGTGATAGGTGACAAAAAAAAATCATGTATTCGGAGTGGGTATTATTGGATGCGGATTAATAGGTCAAAAAAGAGCTAATGCATTAGGTTCTGGTGGCAAGTTAATCGCATGTGCCGATATTGCTATGGATAGGGCTTTATCTCTGGCCAATCGCTTCAAAGCTAAATCATTTAACGATTGGCGAGATTTAATTGCTTTGAATGAGGTTGATATCGTGATTATCTCTACATTGCACGACTCATTAGCAGAAATTACCCTAGCTGCAGTTAACTCTGGTAAAAACGTATTAGTGGAAAAGCCAGCCGCCCGAGCCAGTGCTGAGCTGGAGCCAATTTTTTTAGCATTGCAGGAAAGCAGCGCCAAGGTTCATGTAGGATTTAATCACCGATACCATCGGGCGTTAAGAAAATCCAAAGAGATTGTTATTTCTGGTGATTTAGGTGAACTAATGTTTATACGTGCACGCTATGGGCATGGCGCTCGTTTGGGTTATGACAAAGAGTGGCGTGCTGATCCTAAATTGTCGGGTGGAGGAGAACTAATTGATCAAGGACCTCATTTAATTGATCTGTCGCGGTGGTTTTTAGGTGACTTTTCTGAAATTGATGGTTTCGCTAACACCTTCTATTGGAATATGCCTGTAGATGACAATGGATTTATGTTGTTAAAGACACCAAAAAAGCAAGTAGCTTTTTTGCATGCCTCATGCACCGAATGGAAAAATCTTTTTTCAATGGAGATTTATGGTAAGGATGGAAAATTAGATATATCTGGATTGGGTGGAAGCTATGGGTTAGAGAAATTAACCTACTACAGAATGCTTCCTCAAATGGGCCCCCCTGAAACTGTGTCGTGGGAGTATCCAATGAGTGATAATTCATGGGCTTTAGAGATGGCAGAGTTTTATGAAGATATTCAGCTAGACCGTGACCCGGCTGCTGGGCTAAATGATGCTTATCAAGTCTTAAAAATAATTGAAAAAATTTAC
This genomic window from Polynucleobacter sp. MWH-UH24A contains:
- a CDS encoding NAD-dependent epimerase/dehydratase family protein, with amino-acid sequence MKCMVTGCAGFIGSSLVDRLLLEGHIVYGIDNFSSGQRRFLNNALLNNSFTLFEVDLLNLDKLKNIFKNIDLVFHLSANADVRFGTNHPRKDLEQNTIVTYNVLEAMRFNGVKQIVFSSTGSVYGESPVIPTPENGPFPIQTSLYGASKVACEGLIAAYCEGFGFRSWIFRFVSILGERYTHGHIFDFYRKLKINPTRLEVLGNGKQRKSYLYIQDCIDAILLATAKSSDKVNIFNLGVDSYVQVNDSINWICKELGVSPALDYSGGDRGWIGDNPFIFLNTNKINALGWRPKVSIEEGIIKTVKFLRSNEWVFEARL
- a CDS encoding Gfo/Idh/MocA family protein, with protein sequence MTKKNHVFGVGIIGCGLIGQKRANALGSGGKLIACADIAMDRALSLANRFKAKSFNDWRDLIALNEVDIVIISTLHDSLAEITLAAVNSGKNVLVEKPAARASAELEPIFLALQESSAKVHVGFNHRYHRALRKSKEIVISGDLGELMFIRARYGHGARLGYDKEWRADPKLSGGGELIDQGPHLIDLSRWFLGDFSEIDGFANTFYWNMPVDDNGFMLLKTPKKQVAFLHASCTEWKNLFSMEIYGKDGKLDISGLGGSYGLEKLTYYRMLPQMGPPETVSWEYPMSDNSWALEMAEFYEDIQLDRDPAAGLNDAYQVLKIIEKIYKDSGYDHCT
- a CDS encoding SDR family oxidoreductase, translated to MNSPLALITGASRGLGAHLACRFWYAGWSLILVARDKKALVDKCASFENRSFQTLELVSCDLASNDQIKNFSCSMKEKYQSLDLLVNNAAIQGPIGSLQQNDFDEWIEALQINLLAPVLLCKELIPLLNQALNPSIINLSGGGATGPRPGFSSYSSSKAALVRFSETIANELRPQNINVNCIAPGALKTNMLEKILASPLNAGERELELANKVFTDGGACMDRVADLILFLAGNAGRGITGKLISVTWDNWEEWPNHISELDNTDLFTLRRIVGRDRNIDWGDR